Proteins co-encoded in one Cytobacillus sp. NJ13 genomic window:
- a CDS encoding shikimate dehydrogenase, whose translation MKKLFGVIGDPISHSMSPAMHNDLFNAYSIDAHYQPFHISRENLNDSIKGFRAIGIAGFNVTVPHKEAIIPLLDELDPLAEAIGAVNTVVNQDGKLIGYNTDGSGYVKGLLNQKQSIKDKKVLLVGAGGAARAIYFTIAKEGPELLDICNRTPQRAEQIINDCPFRVPARVLNRQDAEGSLETYDLIVQTTSIGMHPEIGKSPLSVHKLKPGAFVSDIIYNPLETKLLTDAAEKGAGVQNGIDMFVYQGALAFEMWTGIGPDIERMRHKVLNQLGGLSC comes from the coding sequence TTGAAAAAGCTGTTTGGGGTTATTGGGGATCCGATTTCCCATTCCATGTCCCCCGCTATGCACAATGATTTATTTAATGCTTACAGTATTGATGCACATTATCAGCCATTCCATATATCCAGGGAAAATCTTAACGATTCTATAAAAGGATTCAGGGCAATTGGCATTGCGGGATTTAATGTTACAGTACCGCATAAGGAGGCTATCATCCCTCTTTTAGATGAACTGGACCCCCTGGCAGAGGCTATTGGAGCAGTTAATACAGTAGTTAATCAGGATGGAAAGCTAATAGGCTATAACACTGATGGGAGCGGGTATGTAAAAGGCCTGCTGAATCAAAAACAATCAATTAAAGATAAAAAAGTGCTCCTAGTGGGAGCAGGCGGAGCTGCGAGAGCCATTTATTTTACAATTGCCAAAGAAGGTCCTGAGCTTCTGGATATTTGCAATCGGACTCCACAAAGGGCCGAACAAATTATAAATGATTGCCCATTTCGGGTTCCTGCGCGGGTGCTGAACAGACAGGACGCAGAGGGAAGCCTTGAGACATACGATCTAATAGTTCAGACTACATCAATAGGGATGCATCCGGAAATTGGCAAAAGCCCGCTTTCAGTACATAAGCTTAAGCCTGGAGCCTTTGTCAGTGATATCATATACAACCCGCTTGAAACAAAGCTTCTGACGGATGCTGCTGAAAAGGGTGCGGGAGTTCAGAATGGGATCGATATGTTTGTATATCAGGGTGCACTTGCTTTCGAGATGTGGACTGGCATTGGACCTGACATTGAAAGAATGAGACATAAAGTTTTAAATCAGCTGGGAGGATTATCATGCTAA
- the yhbY gene encoding ribosome assembly RNA-binding protein YhbY: protein MLTGKQKRFLRSKAHHLNPIFQVGKGGVNENMIKQVGEALEARELLKVSVLQNCEEDRDTVAQQLSKGTKADVVQIIGNMIVLYKESKENKQIDLP from the coding sequence ATGCTAACAGGAAAGCAAAAACGTTTTTTACGTTCAAAAGCCCATCATTTAAACCCGATTTTCCAAGTGGGAAAGGGCGGGGTAAATGAAAATATGATTAAGCAGGTAGGAGAAGCACTGGAAGCCCGTGAATTATTAAAGGTTTCAGTCCTTCAAAACTGTGAAGAAGACAGGGATACGGTGGCACAGCAGCTGTCAAAAGGTACAAAGGCTGACGTTGTACAAATTATCGGGAATATGATTGTTTTATATAAAGAATCGAAAGAAAACAAACAAATCGACTTGCCGTAA
- a CDS encoding nicotinate-nucleotide adenylyltransferase — MEKVGILGGTFNPPHLGHLIIANEVMSSHGLDEIWFMPNHEPPHKKRFDNVSSGDRTEMLKLALQSQPGFKLQLIELERDGPSFTYDTIRILKENYPQTQFHFIIGADMVEYLPKWHNIDKLLELITFIGVRRPSYNLQTPYPILYADVPEMGISSSMIRSRVKEGGTIRYLVPDAVRSYIKENHLYES; from the coding sequence ATGGAAAAGGTAGGCATACTTGGAGGGACCTTTAATCCGCCTCATTTAGGCCATCTCATTATCGCGAATGAGGTAATGTCTTCTCATGGTTTGGATGAAATCTGGTTTATGCCGAACCATGAACCTCCCCATAAAAAGAGGTTTGATAATGTCAGCAGCGGTGATCGTACAGAAATGCTGAAACTGGCATTGCAGAGCCAGCCCGGCTTTAAATTGCAATTGATTGAGCTGGAGCGCGATGGCCCTTCATTTACCTACGATACAATCAGGATTCTGAAGGAAAACTATCCTCAAACGCAATTTCATTTTATTATTGGAGCTGACATGGTTGAGTATCTGCCCAAGTGGCATAACATTGACAAACTTCTTGAATTGATTACCTTTATAGGAGTGAGGCGGCCATCTTACAATTTGCAGACTCCGTATCCGATTCTTTATGCTGATGTTCCTGAAATGGGGATATCCTCGAGTATGATCAGAAGCCGTGTAAAGGAAGGCGGAACTATTCGCTATCTGGTACCGGATGCTGTACGGAGTTATATAAAGGAGAATCATTTATATGAATCGTGA
- the yqeK gene encoding bis(5'-nucleosyl)-tetraphosphatase (symmetrical) YqeK — protein sequence MNREQALAIVKEQLTEHRYLHTVGVMETAINLAAEYGADTEKAELAAIFHDYAKFRPKEEMREIIIKEGMPSELLEYHSELWHAPVGAFLTEKEVGINDKEVLDAIRYHTSGRPGMVLLEKIIYLADYIEPGRHFPGVDEVRDLAKTNLDKALIKAVQNTIMFLMKKGQPVFPASLQTYNDLVMNKED from the coding sequence ATGAATCGTGAACAGGCACTTGCAATTGTAAAGGAACAGCTGACTGAACATCGCTACCTTCATACAGTAGGAGTGATGGAAACAGCCATTAACCTTGCAGCGGAATATGGTGCTGATACAGAGAAAGCGGAACTGGCGGCCATTTTTCATGATTATGCTAAGTTTCGTCCTAAGGAAGAGATGAGGGAAATTATCATTAAGGAAGGAATGCCAAGTGAGCTTCTGGAGTACCATAGTGAACTTTGGCATGCTCCCGTCGGTGCTTTTCTGACGGAGAAAGAAGTAGGAATTAATGATAAAGAGGTTTTGGATGCCATAAGGTATCATACTTCCGGCAGGCCGGGAATGGTACTTCTTGAAAAGATCATATATCTTGCGGATTATATTGAACCTGGAAGGCATTTTCCAGGTGTTGATGAAGTGCGTGATTTAGCGAAGACGAATTTGGACAAAGCCTTAATCAAGGCCGTCCAAAATACTATCATGTTTTTAATGAAAAAAGGGCAGCCTGTTTTTCCAGCGTCCCTTCAAACTTATAATGACCTTGTAATGAATAAGGAGGACTGA
- the rsfS gene encoding ribosome silencing factor: MNENTLLMTAVKAADDKRAEDITVLNMKGISLISDYFVICHGNSDKQVQAIAREMKEKSEEHGFTVKRMEGFDEARWILVDMGDIVAHIFHKDERSYYNLERLWGDAPVENVQGMLNQ, translated from the coding sequence ATGAATGAAAATACATTGCTGATGACAGCAGTTAAAGCAGCAGATGATAAACGGGCAGAAGATATAACAGTACTTAATATGAAAGGTATTTCCCTGATTTCAGATTACTTTGTAATTTGCCATGGCAACTCTGATAAACAAGTGCAGGCCATTGCTCGGGAAATGAAAGAAAAATCTGAAGAACATGGGTTTACTGTTAAAAGAATGGAAGGTTTTGATGAAGCAAGGTGGATTCTAGTTGATATGGGTGATATAGTTGCTCATATTTTCCATAAGGATGAAAGAAGCTACTATAATCTGGAAAGACTTTGGGGCGATGCGCCGGTCGAGAACGTTCAAGGCATGCTTAACCAATGA
- a CDS encoding class I SAM-dependent methyltransferase, whose translation MSYGKFAYLYDRLMEDVPYDSWIKLVNEKHAEFNVPGKKLLDLACGTGQLSIRLSKQGYEVTGVDLSEDMLAVAQAKAEQNSLQIPFYLQNMAELEGFSEFDIIGIFCDSLNYLETESEVKDTFMRVHTHLKSDGLFIFDVHSIYKIMQIFMNQTFAENDEEISYIWHSYQGEYPNSVEHDLSFFVLEEETGKYDRHDELHFQRTYPIDQYESWLGECGFELLDISADFEEGPPGSQGERIIFIAKKRN comes from the coding sequence ATGAGCTACGGAAAGTTTGCTTATCTCTATGACAGACTGATGGAAGATGTCCCTTATGACAGCTGGATTAAATTGGTCAATGAAAAGCATGCTGAATTTAATGTACCCGGCAAAAAACTGCTGGACCTTGCCTGCGGCACCGGACAGCTTTCCATAAGGCTAAGTAAACAGGGTTATGAGGTTACTGGTGTGGACTTATCAGAGGATATGCTGGCTGTAGCACAGGCAAAGGCGGAACAGAACAGTCTGCAAATCCCCTTTTACCTGCAGAACATGGCAGAACTTGAAGGTTTCAGTGAATTTGATATTATTGGCATCTTTTGTGATTCTTTGAATTATCTGGAGACGGAATCAGAGGTGAAGGACACCTTCATGAGGGTCCACACCCATTTGAAAAGTGACGGTCTTTTTATATTTGATGTCCACTCCATTTATAAAATTATGCAGATATTTATGAACCAGACATTTGCAGAAAATGATGAGGAAATTTCATATATCTGGCACAGCTATCAGGGTGAATATCCTAATTCTGTGGAGCATGATCTTTCATTTTTTGTCCTGGAAGAAGAAACCGGAAAGTATGACCGCCATGACGAACTTCACTTCCAGCGCACTTATCCTATTGATCAATATGAAAGCTGGCTTGGAGAATGCGGATTTGAACTGCTTGACATTTCAGCAGATTTTGAAGAGGGCCCTCCAGGCAGCCAGGGTGAACGAATCATTTTTATTGCAAAGAAAAGGAACTAA
- the comER gene encoding late competence protein ComER — protein sequence MKIGIIGTGNMGRILTEAFLDGGTVSPSSMTITNRTAAKAMEIKETHQDITVVNNAREAAHRSSLIFICVKPHDVYNVVQDILPFLSKDKCVVSITSPISVKQLESILPCSAARAIPSITNRALSGVSLLSFGEQCSEQWKGIVNTLFESISTPVFIEENITRVSSDIVSCGPAFFSYLTQRFINAAVAETEIDKDTATKLAGEMLIGLGDLLKKGFYTLPTLQEKVCVKGGITGEGIKILESELGTIFEHLFQATHSKYDEDLVEVKKQYSLH from the coding sequence ATGAAAATCGGAATTATTGGCACAGGTAACATGGGGAGGATACTAACCGAGGCTTTCCTCGATGGAGGAACCGTTTCCCCATCCTCCATGACGATTACCAATCGGACAGCGGCAAAAGCGATGGAAATAAAGGAAACTCATCAGGATATTACTGTTGTAAATAATGCAAGAGAGGCTGCGCATCGATCTTCGCTTATCTTTATTTGTGTAAAGCCTCATGATGTGTATAATGTCGTTCAGGATATTTTGCCGTTCCTGTCAAAAGATAAATGTGTGGTTTCAATAACCAGCCCAATTAGTGTAAAACAGCTTGAATCAATTCTGCCTTGTTCAGCAGCCAGGGCGATTCCAAGCATAACAAATCGTGCCTTATCAGGGGTTTCGCTATTATCATTCGGTGAACAGTGCAGCGAGCAATGGAAAGGGATAGTTAATACGCTTTTTGAAAGCATCTCCACACCTGTTTTTATCGAGGAAAATATTACCCGTGTTTCTTCGGATATTGTCAGCTGCGGACCTGCCTTTTTCAGCTATTTGACGCAGCGCTTCATCAATGCGGCAGTTGCAGAAACAGAGATTGATAAGGACACAGCTACAAAGCTTGCAGGAGAAATGCTGATCGGGCTTGGGGATTTACTGAAAAAAGGTTTTTATACATTGCCGACATTGCAAGAGAAGGTATGCGTCAAAGGTGGAATTACAGGGGAGGGAATTAAAATTCTCGAAAGCGAGCTTGGTACAATATTTGAGCACTTATTCCAGGCAACACATTCCAAGTATGACGAAGATCTTGTTGAGGTAAAAAAACAGTATTCTCTCCATTAG